TTTATGCCGCAGCCGTCGCGGGCCTACCGGGTGTGCTCAAGGCGGCCGATATCCTGAAGACGGAACTGCATAGCAATATGGCGTTGCTCGGCGTCACCAAGGTGGGCGATATTTCCGCGGACTACATCACCCGTGCATGAAAAGTCGTCGAGCCACAGAGCATGGCAAGCGCCCCTGCCGGTGTTCGTCAGCTACGACCCATGGTGTAAAGCTGTTTCTCGCAGGGCTCACTTGCCCGAAAAAGCACCCGTCAGGACCAATCAGGCGGCCGTAAAACAATCTGTAACATTGACCGGCTAACGATGGACGGGCGACATTTTGCGTTGCAATATGATTCCTTTCCAATCCGGGGCTTGATGATGCTTCAGTACGATCTCGTTGTGGTGGGCAGCGGTCCCGCAGGGCGCCGCGGCGCGATCCAGGCGTCAAAACTCGGCAAGAAGGTGCTTGTCATCGAGCAGGGCAAACGCGTCGGCGGCGTGTCCGTGCATACCGGCACCATCCCTTCCAAAACGCTGCGAGAGACTGCGCTTAATCTTTCCGGCTGGCGCGAACGCGGCTTCTACGGCCGGTCTTACCGCGTCAAGGAAGAGATCAGTGCAGATGACCTGCGGCGTCGCCTGCTGATTACGCTGAACCACGAGGTCGAGGTGCTGGAACACCAGTTCGCCCGCAACCGCGTGCAGCATATTCGCGGCAAGGCGAGCTTCATCGATGCGTCGACGCTGCAGGTGATCAAGGATGACGGCGAGACCACGCAGGTCACCGGCGCCAGCGTGCTGCTCGCCGTCGGCACAAAACCGTTCCGCCCCGATTACATGCCCTTCGACGGCAAGACCGTTCTCGACAGCGACGAACTGCTCGACATCCAGGATCTGCCGCGATCGATGGTCGTCATCGGCGCCGGCGTCATCGGCATCGAATATGCGACGATCTTCAGCGCGCTCGACACGGCCGTCACCGTCATCGACCCGAAGACGACAATGCTCGACTTCATCGACAAGGAAATCATCGAGGATTTTACCTATCAGCTGCGCGACCGCAACATGAAGCTGCTGCTCGGCCAGAAGGCCGACAAGGTGGAGAGGCTCGAAAACGGCAAGGTCGAACTGACGCTCGACAGTGGCCGGCGCCTGACGACCGACATGGTGCTTTTCGCCGCCGGCCGCATGGGGGCGACTGATGCGCTGAACCTTCAGGCGATCGGCCTCGAAGCCGACAGCCGCGGCCGTCTCAAGGTCAATCCGGAAACCTTCCAGACATCGGTTGCCAACATCTATGCCGCCGGCGATGTCGTCGGCTTTCCGAGCCTTGCCTCGACCTCGATGGAACAGGGCCGCATCGCCGCCCGCGTCGCGGTCGGCGCGGTCGCCAAGGAGCCGCCGAAATATTTCCCCTATGGCATCTATGCCGTGCCGGAGATTTCGACCTGCGGCCTGACTGAAGAAGAGATGAAGGAGCGCGGTATTCCCTATGAATGCGGCATTGCCCGCTTCCGCGAGACGTCGCGCGGTCATATCATGGGCCTCGACACCGGGCTTCTGAAGCTGATCTTCTCGCTGAAGACCCGCCGCCTGCTCGGCGTGCATATCGTCGGCGAAGGCGCCACCGAGCTGGTGCATATCGGCCAGGCGGTGCTCAACCTCAAGGGCACGGTCGAATACTTCGTCGAGAACACCTTCAACTATCCGACGCTCGCCGAAGCCTACAAGATCGCCGGGCTCGATGCCTGGAACCGGATGGGCGACATCAAGTCGGAGCTCTAAAGTCCGTCGCGTCGTCGAGGGAACGGCCGTCTCAGTCCGGCCGCCAAAACGGAGCCGAATGATATTGCGCATCATTTCCTTGAACGCATGGGGCGGCAGGCTTCATCAAGCGCTGATTGAATATGTGACGGCGGCCGATCCCGACGTGCTGTGCCTGCAGGAGGTTTTGCGCGCACCCGGTACCCACTCGGGCTGGTCGGTCTATCGGGACGGCGATGTCGAATTGCCGCAGCGCTTCAATCTCTTTACCGAGATAAGCACCGCCATGCCCGGCCACGACGGTTTCTTCTGCCCGACCTCGAGAGGCGAGCTTTTCGATGGCGATACCGCCATTGTTGCCGAATTCGGGCTGGCGACCTTCGTGCGCAAAACGCATTCCGTCATCGCCCAAGGGCTGGACTTCGTGCACGGCCGTTTTTCGGCTGATGGCTGGGGCGAACATCCGCGACCGCGAAACGCCCATTGCATCCGTCTCTTCAGCCATGAGTGCGCTTCTACCGTGACCATCGCCCACATGCATGGCCTGCGCGATCCCGCAGGCAAGGGCGACACGGCGGCGCGTGAAAAGCAGGCCGCGGCGCTAGTCGGGCTCATCGAGCGGGTCTGGCCCGGTGACGAAGGGCTCATCGTCTGCGGCGATTTCAACGTGCTGCCTGATAGCGCAACCTTTGCGATTCTCGCCAGACTCGGGCTTTCCGACCTCGTCACCGGAAGCGGCCTTGTAGACACGCGAACCTCCTACTATCTGAAGCAGGGCCGCTTTGCCGACTACATGCTGGTGACGCCAGGGGTGAAGGTTGCCAAATTCGAGGTGGTCGCGGCGCCCGAAGTCTCCGACCATCGCGCATTGCTGCTCGATATCGGGTAGTATATTGAGGAATAATACACTTCGCGAAGCGTTTGCGCGCCGTGCCGTTTTTTTACGCCTTAGTTCGACCTCCTAAATCGCATTGATATGTGGTGCCTGATAGCTGCCTTCAACGCCATTTTGCCTTCGGGCAAAAGCTTCTAAAGAAAGATAGATACTCTTGTCCCATGTCTTGGAAGTTGCGCGCAGACGTTTTCAGCTGATCTTGATCAAGCCGTCGCATTATGACGATGACGGCTACGTCATCCGCTGGTGGCGGGCGATGATCCCCTCCAATTCGCTTGCGGCGCTCTACGGCATTGCCGCCGAATGTGCCGAGCGCAAGGTGCTCGGCGACGATACGGCCATCGACATCACTGTGATCGACGAGACCAATACGCGGATCGATGTCGCCGGACTGCTGGCGCAGTTCAAGCGTCACGACAATTTCGGCATGATTTCGCTCGTCGGCGTCCAGACCAACCAGTATCCGCGCGCCCTCGATATCGCCCGTCCCTTCCGCGATGCCGGCCTGCCGGTTTCGATCGGCGGCTTCCATGTTTCCGGCTGCCTGTCGATGCTGGATGGCAAGGCCGTCGGGCTTGACGCCTGCCGCGACATGGGCATCTCGATGTTTGCCGGCGAAGCCGAGGGCCGGCTCGACATGGTGCTGCGCGACGCCGCCGCCGGCGAGCTGAAGCCGCTCTATAATTTCATGAACGACCTTCCCGGTATCGGCGGCACGCCGGTTCCCTTCCTGCCGAAGGACAATATCCAGCGCACGCTCGGACTCAGCACCAGCTTCGATGCCGGACGTGGCTGTCCCTATCAGTGCTCGTTCTGCACCATCATCAACGTACAGGGACGCAAGTCGCGCTTCCGCTCGGCCGACGACGTCGAAAAGCTGGTGCGGATGAACTGGGCGCAGGGCATCCACAAATTCTTCATCACCGACGACAATTTCGCCCGCAACAAGGATTGGGAAGCGATCTTCGACCGGCTGATCGAGCTCAAGGAGCGGGACGGCATTCCGCTCGGCCTGATGATCCAGGTCGACACGCTCTGCCACAAGATCCCTAATTTCATCGAGAAATCCCGGCGCGCCGGCGTTACTCGCGTCTTCATCGGCCTCGAAAACGTCAATCCGGACAATCTGACCGCCGCCAAGAAAAACCAGAACAAGATCACCGAATACCGCAAGATGCTGCTCGCCTGGAAGGCACAGGGCATCATGACGCTCGCCGGCTATATCCTGGGCTTCCCCGCCGATACGCCGGAATCGATCCGCCGCGACATCACGATCATCCAGGAAGAGTTGCCACTCGACGTCATCGAATTCTTCATCCTGACGCCACTGCCCGGCTCCGAGGATCATCAGGTCCTGTGGAAGAAGGGCGTCGAGATGGATGCCGATCTCAACATCTACGATGTCGAGCATGTCTGCACGGCGCATCCGAAGATGAGCAAGCAGGAATGGGAAGACATCTACCACGAGGCCTGGGCGCTCTATTATTCGCCTGATCATATGAAGACGCTGCTGCGCCGCGCCGTGGCGACCGGCGTACCGCTCGCAAGGCTCGTCAAGGTTCTCGTCTCCTTCGCGACCACTGTGCCGCTGGAAAACGTGCACCCGCTGCAAAGCGGCCTGCTGCGCCTGAAGACGCCGTCGGAGCGGCGCCCGGACCTGCCGCGCGAGAATCCGCTGGTCTTCTGGCCGCGCTTTGCCTGGGAAACCTTCAGCAAACATGCTTCACTCGCCGGCACGATCATTGGCCTGACGATTTCGGCATTCCTGATTTCAAGAGATGCGAAGTCGAAGACCTATATGGATCAGGCCCTGACGCCTGTCGCCGACGACGAAGAGGAAACGCTCCACCTCTTCACACAGACCGCCGGCGGCGCCGCAGCCGTCAGCCATGTCAGGAAAGTCGCGCAACTGACCGCGCATTGAGCGGTAATTCTTGAACGGCGGCTGGCAGCATCAAACTCTAAGCCAATGCATGTCGCTAAAGCGCGTCGCATGAATCAAGTTTGAGAACGCGCTTTGAAGGCTCCGACTTTGGTGGCCGTTTAAGCGACTTGGATCATCTTGGTCGTCTCGGCCACTTGCAGTGTGTCGACGAATTCGACGATCTTGACCGGTTTCCCATCTCGGAAATGGATCTTGTCGACGAATTCCGTATGGAAGCTCACGCCCGATGGGATGTGCCTGACCTCGCCTTCGCGGTGGGCAAAGACCATATGCTCATCCTCGTCCACATAGATGCCGGCTGTCCTGATATTCGATAGATCCCACACTGTGATAAGCTGGGTTATCGCCTGGCGAAAAGAATCCCCGCTTGATTCAGTCGAAAAAGGCGCCAGCCGGGTATTGCCGACCATGCGAAAGGTGCAATGCTCACCGATCAGCGCCAGCGTAGCTTCGACATCGCCACGGTCACGCACAGCATAGATTTCCTCCACGAGCTTCTTCATGTCGTGCTTTGCGGTCATTTTCAGGTCCCTCCACCATCAGCGAAATCTGCATCTAATTATACTTTAATGCAACTCTTTGTTGTTCCGGATAAATAAACACAATGGAGTAGGCGTTCGAGAATAAACTGACCTGACAAATAGAAAAAGGCCCCGCACGATGGCGAGGCCCTTCCAAACTTCAGAACCGAAAAGCGATTATTCGGCGCTTTCGTCAGCCGCCTTCTTCTTCGGAGCAGCCTTCTTCTTCGGTGCGGCTTCTTCGCCTTCACCGGCGTCAGTTGCTTCGGCCTTGGCGGCAGCCTTCTTCTTCGGTGCTGCCTTCTTGGTTTCGGCCTTCGCTTCGCCTTCTTCCTCGGCGAGCAGCTCTTCCTTGGTCACCTTCTTGTCGGTGACGTCGATTTCGGTCAGCAGGTGATCGATGACCTTCTCTTCGAAGATCGGCGCGCGGATCGAAGCGGCGGCACCCGGCTGGCTGCGGAAGAATTCGAGGATCTGCTTTTCCTGGCCCGGATACTGGCGCAGCTGATCGTAGATGGCGCGCTGCATCTCGTCTTCGCTGACTTCGACGCCGGCCTTTTCGCCGATTTCGGAGAGAACGAGACCGAGGCGAACGCGGCGCTCAGCGAGCGTCTTGTATTCCTCGCGAGCCTTCTCCTCGGTCGTGTCTTCATCCTCGAAGGTCTTGCCGGACTGGGCGAGGTCGTTGTTCACCTGGCTCCAGATGCCGTTATATTCGGCGTCGACGAGCGAGTTCGGGGTCTCGAACTTGTACATCTCGTCAAGCTGGTCGAGGATCTGACGCTTCAGCTTCTGGCGGGTCAGCGAGCCGTACTGCGATTCGATCTGGCCACGGACGATTTCCTTCAGACGGTCGGCCGATTCGATGCCGAGCTTGGAGGCGAGTTCGTCGTTGATCTCGACATCGGCAGGTGCGGCGACTTCCTTGACTGACACGTCGAAGGTCGCTTCCTTGCCGGCGAGGTTCTTGGCCGGGTAGTCGGCCGGGAACGTCACGGTGATGGTCTTCTCGGCGCCGGCCTTGACGCCGACGAGCTGGTCTTCGAAGCCCGGAATGAAGCGGCCGGAGCCGAGCACAAGTTCGGCGCCCTGGTCGGTGCCGCCCTCGAAGGCTTCACCGTCGACCTTGCCGACGTAATCCATGGTGATGCGGTCGCCATTGGCGGCCTTGCCGGTCTTGGTTTCGTAAGCGCGGGCGCTTTCGGCGACCTTCAGGACCTGCTCGTTGACTTCGTCGTCCGAGATGTCGATGACTTCGCGCGTGACCTTGATGCCCTTGACTGACTTCAGTTCGATCGGCGGCAGCACTTCATAGGAGAGCGTGAATTCGAAATCCTGCTCGGCTGCGAGGATCTTGTCGGCTTCGTCCTTGTCTTCCGTCATGGCGATTTCCGGCTGCGTGGCCGACTTCTCGCCGCGGCTGGACAGGATGGCTGCCGGCTGCTCGCGGACGATCTCGTTGACGAGGTCGGCCATGATCGACTTGCCGTAGACCTTCTTCAGGTGAGCAGCGGGTACCTTGCCCGGACGGAAGCCGTTGATGCGAACTTTGTCCTTCACATCGGCAAGACGCTCATTCATCTTGTCTTGCATGTCCTTGGCCGGGATAACGACCTTGATTTCGCGCTTCAGCCCTTCAGCGAGCGTTTCGATAACCTGCATGTCTTCCTACCTTCATTTCGTGGCGGCCGTGCCCAGACGCCGTTCGTTTCGATGAGCACGACGCCGGCGATCCTGCCGCGCGTGGCTTTTCCCAATTCCATATCATTCCGCCCAAAGCGGAATGGCACTCGCGGGTTATTCGGGACAACTCTCAATTGTTCTGGAACAACCGATTCTTAGTCTCCCGCCTGCAAACAGCTTGGTGCGGGTAGAGAGACTTGAACTCCCACGCCTTGCGGCACCAGAACCTAAATCTGGCGTGTC
The nucleotide sequence above comes from Rhizobium indicum. Encoded proteins:
- the sthA gene encoding Si-specific NAD(P)(+) transhydrogenase, encoding MLQYDLVVVGSGPAGRRGAIQASKLGKKVLVIEQGKRVGGVSVHTGTIPSKTLRETALNLSGWRERGFYGRSYRVKEEISADDLRRRLLITLNHEVEVLEHQFARNRVQHIRGKASFIDASTLQVIKDDGETTQVTGASVLLAVGTKPFRPDYMPFDGKTVLDSDELLDIQDLPRSMVVIGAGVIGIEYATIFSALDTAVTVIDPKTTMLDFIDKEIIEDFTYQLRDRNMKLLLGQKADKVERLENGKVELTLDSGRRLTTDMVLFAAGRMGATDALNLQAIGLEADSRGRLKVNPETFQTSVANIYAAGDVVGFPSLASTSMEQGRIAARVAVGAVAKEPPKYFPYGIYAVPEISTCGLTEEEMKERGIPYECGIARFRETSRGHIMGLDTGLLKLIFSLKTRRLLGVHIVGEGATELVHIGQAVLNLKGTVEYFVENTFNYPTLAEAYKIAGLDAWNRMGDIKSEL
- a CDS encoding endonuclease/exonuclease/phosphatase family protein gives rise to the protein MILRIISLNAWGGRLHQALIEYVTAADPDVLCLQEVLRAPGTHSGWSVYRDGDVELPQRFNLFTEISTAMPGHDGFFCPTSRGELFDGDTAIVAEFGLATFVRKTHSVIAQGLDFVHGRFSADGWGEHPRPRNAHCIRLFSHECASTVTIAHMHGLRDPAGKGDTAAREKQAAALVGLIERVWPGDEGLIVCGDFNVLPDSATFAILARLGLSDLVTGSGLVDTRTSYYLKQGRFADYMLVTPGVKVAKFEVVAAPEVSDHRALLLDIG
- a CDS encoding B12-binding domain-containing radical SAM protein, with protein sequence MSHVLEVARRRFQLILIKPSHYDDDGYVIRWWRAMIPSNSLAALYGIAAECAERKVLGDDTAIDITVIDETNTRIDVAGLLAQFKRHDNFGMISLVGVQTNQYPRALDIARPFRDAGLPVSIGGFHVSGCLSMLDGKAVGLDACRDMGISMFAGEAEGRLDMVLRDAAAGELKPLYNFMNDLPGIGGTPVPFLPKDNIQRTLGLSTSFDAGRGCPYQCSFCTIINVQGRKSRFRSADDVEKLVRMNWAQGIHKFFITDDNFARNKDWEAIFDRLIELKERDGIPLGLMIQVDTLCHKIPNFIEKSRRAGVTRVFIGLENVNPDNLTAAKKNQNKITEYRKMLLAWKAQGIMTLAGYILGFPADTPESIRRDITIIQEELPLDVIEFFILTPLPGSEDHQVLWKKGVEMDADLNIYDVEHVCTAHPKMSKQEWEDIYHEAWALYYSPDHMKTLLRRAVATGVPLARLVKVLVSFATTVPLENVHPLQSGLLRLKTPSERRPDLPRENPLVFWPRFAWETFSKHASLAGTIIGLTISAFLISRDAKSKTYMDQALTPVADDEEETLHLFTQTAGGAAAVSHVRKVAQLTAH
- a CDS encoding nuclear transport factor 2 family protein, whose translation is MTAKHDMKKLVEEIYAVRDRGDVEATLALIGEHCTFRMVGNTRLAPFSTESSGDSFRQAITQLITVWDLSNIRTAGIYVDEDEHMVFAHREGEVRHIPSGVSFHTEFVDKIHFRDGKPVKIVEFVDTLQVAETTKMIQVA
- the tig gene encoding trigger factor, with translation MQVIETLAEGLKREIKVVIPAKDMQDKMNERLADVKDKVRINGFRPGKVPAAHLKKVYGKSIMADLVNEIVREQPAAILSSRGEKSATQPEIAMTEDKDEADKILAAEQDFEFTLSYEVLPPIELKSVKGIKVTREVIDISDDEVNEQVLKVAESARAYETKTGKAANGDRITMDYVGKVDGEAFEGGTDQGAELVLGSGRFIPGFEDQLVGVKAGAEKTITVTFPADYPAKNLAGKEATFDVSVKEVAAPADVEINDELASKLGIESADRLKEIVRGQIESQYGSLTRQKLKRQILDQLDEMYKFETPNSLVDAEYNGIWSQVNNDLAQSGKTFEDEDTTEEKAREEYKTLAERRVRLGLVLSEIGEKAGVEVSEDEMQRAIYDQLRQYPGQEKQILEFFRSQPGAAASIRAPIFEEKVIDHLLTEIDVTDKKVTKEELLAEEEGEAKAETKKAAPKKKAAAKAEATDAGEGEEAAPKKKAAPKKKAADESAE